Proteins encoded together in one Planctomyces sp. SH-PL14 window:
- a CDS encoding DUF1501 domain-containing protein, producing MNPFSDLMRVPAGRRRFLSGLAATFAGVGMAPWLPSLAKAAAEAGKPRRCILLWMTGGPSQTDTFDMKPGHANGGTFKEIATSAPGLRFSEHLPRLAKQAEHLAVLRGLSTAEGDHGRGTFLMRTGRRPEAEIRYPTLGSLLSKELAAEEAARSPLPDYVSVNPFLEFDSSAYESGFLGPRYAPLTVRPRLQTADSGPFAELGVDHLRLPGGVSKKNARERLDLLGSLQEEQVGVKPTGPLLSHHATLERAIRLMSSDAGKVFDLSDEPAAVREKYGPGTFGQGCLLARRLIERGASFVEVSLGDSGRWDTHNDNFSAVQQLSTELDAGWGSLMEELADRGLLESTTILWMGEFGRTPQINGGGGRDHYPGAWTAVLAGGGIRGGQAYGRTSADGMTVEEGKIGVGDLLATLCGALGIDPKRQNVSDIGRPFKIAEGKPIAEVVRTPPAS from the coding sequence ATGAATCCCTTCTCCGATCTGATGCGTGTTCCCGCCGGGCGGCGGCGGTTTCTGTCCGGGCTGGCGGCGACGTTCGCCGGCGTCGGGATGGCTCCGTGGCTTCCGTCTCTTGCCAAAGCCGCGGCCGAAGCCGGGAAGCCGCGGCGGTGCATCCTCCTGTGGATGACCGGCGGACCATCGCAGACCGACACCTTCGACATGAAACCCGGCCACGCCAATGGCGGGACCTTCAAGGAGATCGCGACCTCCGCCCCCGGTCTGCGGTTCAGCGAGCACCTGCCGCGGCTCGCGAAGCAGGCGGAGCATCTCGCCGTCCTTCGCGGTCTCAGCACCGCCGAGGGGGACCACGGCCGCGGGACGTTCCTGATGCGGACCGGTCGCCGCCCTGAGGCGGAGATCCGTTATCCCACGCTCGGCTCGCTTCTCTCCAAGGAACTCGCCGCCGAGGAAGCCGCCCGCTCTCCGCTGCCCGACTATGTCAGCGTGAATCCGTTCCTCGAGTTCGACTCCTCCGCATACGAGTCGGGGTTCCTTGGTCCCCGCTATGCCCCGCTGACTGTTCGGCCCCGGCTGCAGACGGCCGACAGTGGTCCGTTTGCGGAGCTGGGAGTGGATCACCTTCGTCTCCCCGGCGGGGTTTCGAAGAAGAACGCGCGGGAGCGTCTTGATCTTCTCGGTTCACTGCAGGAGGAGCAGGTGGGGGTCAAGCCGACGGGGCCGCTGCTCTCGCACCATGCGACGCTCGAGCGGGCGATCCGGCTGATGAGCAGCGATGCGGGGAAGGTGTTCGATCTGTCGGACGAGCCGGCGGCGGTCCGGGAGAAGTATGGGCCGGGGACGTTCGGCCAGGGGTGTCTTCTGGCGCGGCGGTTGATCGAGCGGGGGGCGTCGTTCGTGGAGGTGTCGCTCGGGGACTCGGGGCGGTGGGACACGCACAATGACAACTTCAGTGCGGTCCAGCAGCTTTCCACAGAGCTTGATGCCGGGTGGGGTTCGCTGATGGAGGAGCTGGCGGACCGGGGGCTGCTGGAGTCGACGACGATTCTTTGGATGGGAGAGTTTGGCCGGACGCCGCAGATCAATGGGGGCGGGGGGCGGGATCATTATCCCGGGGCGTGGACGGCGGTTCTGGCGGGAGGTGGGATCCGGGGCGGGCAGGCTTATGGGCGGACGAGTGCCGACGGGATGACGGTGGAGGAGGGGAAGATTGGCGTGGGGGATCTGCTGGCGACGTTGTGCGGGGCGTTGGGGATCGACCCCAAGCGGCAGAACGTTTCCGATATCGGTCGTCCGTTCAAGATTGCGGAGGGGAAGCCGATTGCGGAGGTCGTGCGAACTCCCCCCGCGTCCTAG
- a CDS encoding DUF1549 domain-containing protein, with protein MRLAVLAHRPTSPVLRTLLFGLGLVALAAPPCRAAEEAVPPPEEVSREIDRIFEAAWQKQGVEPASPTDDASFLRRLSLDLTGIIPEVGEVRAFLADPRPDKRARKVDELLARPRHATHLANQWREILLPRSIPESTSLAFQNWMQTRFREGVAYDQFVREILLTSGPLANAPQGLYFAALNSKPSELAASSSRVFLGVQIRCAECHDHPFTEWKQDDFWGYAAFFARVRGPSEMGGAADVTDASSGEVRNPTTKKTVPPRFLGVAAAKMEAESKTEKGSAKLEPRRKQIVDWMTADGNPYFARAAANRVWSLLFGRGLVHPVDNLDENNPPSHPEVLNLLAADFARSHFDLQRMFRILAGTKVYQLASSPHAEPERLADYAVMPVRSLSAKQVYDCLVQATGRRQPAAADNGRVLEQRLEFLKQIEAPTREPTDFQGGIPQTLTMLNGPLVTELTSSWSSDLVAALEDSPFLSRDDRIDTLYLATLTRLPDSRQRARIGEWVESHAQNGDATQPLSDLLWGLVNSSEFVLNR; from the coding sequence ATGAGACTTGCCGTGCTCGCCCATCGGCCGACGTCGCCGGTCCTCCGTACGCTCCTCTTCGGCCTCGGTCTCGTGGCTCTCGCGGCGCCGCCTTGCCGCGCGGCCGAGGAGGCAGTTCCGCCCCCCGAAGAGGTGAGCCGGGAGATCGACCGGATCTTCGAAGCGGCGTGGCAGAAGCAGGGGGTTGAGCCCGCCTCGCCGACCGACGACGCCTCGTTCCTCCGCCGGCTCTCGCTCGACCTGACCGGGATCATCCCCGAGGTGGGCGAAGTCCGCGCCTTCCTGGCCGACCCGCGGCCCGACAAGCGGGCCCGGAAGGTTGACGAACTCCTCGCCCGTCCCCGGCACGCCACACACCTGGCGAACCAGTGGCGGGAGATTCTGCTCCCCCGGAGTATCCCCGAATCGACGTCGCTGGCGTTCCAGAACTGGATGCAGACCCGCTTCCGCGAGGGGGTCGCGTACGACCAGTTCGTCCGCGAGATCCTGCTCACGTCGGGACCGCTCGCCAATGCTCCGCAGGGGCTCTACTTCGCGGCCCTCAACTCCAAGCCGTCGGAGCTCGCCGCCAGTTCGTCGCGGGTCTTCCTCGGCGTCCAGATCCGCTGCGCCGAGTGTCACGACCATCCCTTCACGGAGTGGAAGCAGGACGACTTCTGGGGCTACGCGGCGTTCTTCGCCCGGGTCCGCGGCCCCTCCGAGATGGGGGGCGCGGCCGACGTGACCGACGCGTCGAGCGGCGAGGTCCGGAACCCGACCACCAAGAAGACGGTTCCGCCGCGGTTCCTCGGCGTCGCCGCTGCCAAGATGGAGGCCGAGTCCAAGACAGAGAAGGGGTCGGCGAAGCTGGAGCCGCGGCGCAAGCAGATCGTCGACTGGATGACGGCCGACGGAAATCCCTACTTCGCGCGGGCCGCCGCGAACCGGGTCTGGAGCCTGCTCTTCGGCCGCGGCCTCGTGCATCCGGTCGACAATCTTGACGAGAACAATCCCCCCTCGCACCCCGAAGTCCTGAATCTACTGGCCGCGGACTTCGCGCGGTCCCATTTCGACCTGCAGCGGATGTTCCGGATCCTCGCGGGGACGAAGGTCTATCAGCTCGCCAGTTCCCCTCACGCAGAACCGGAGCGGCTCGCCGATTACGCCGTGATGCCGGTCCGGAGCCTTTCCGCCAAGCAGGTCTACGACTGCCTCGTCCAGGCGACCGGCCGCCGCCAGCCTGCCGCCGCGGACAATGGCCGCGTGCTGGAACAGCGGCTGGAGTTCCTGAAGCAGATCGAAGCCCCGACCCGCGAGCCGACCGACTTCCAGGGGGGGATCCCGCAGACCCTGACGATGCTGAACGGCCCCCTCGTGACGGAGCTCACGAGTTCCTGGTCCAGCGACCTCGTGGCGGCCCTCGAAGACAGTCCGTTCCTCTCGCGCGACGACCGGATCGACACGCTCTACCTCGCCACCCTGACCCGCCTCCCGGACTCGCGGCAGCGGGCCAGGATCGGCGAGTGGGTCGAGTCCCACGCCCAGAACGGCGACGCAACGCAGCCCCTCTCGGACCTCTTGTGGGGGCTCGTCAATTCGAGCGAGTTTGTGCTGAACAGGTAG